The following are encoded in a window of Impatiens glandulifera chromosome 5, dImpGla2.1, whole genome shotgun sequence genomic DNA:
- the LOC124939585 gene encoding S-protein homolog 2-like, which produces MTNKLVMIIGFIALAVISTVTAARQFSDDGNPTAILKASVPIRHMNITNELHSNVMLKMHCKSEDDDLGDHSIAYGESLYWSFKSKLFIHTTVFTCSMSWDSISGTFDVYRATRDDSRCAEKCWWRIRTDGAFSYNEQLDRWDLLYDWSTPA; this is translated from the exons ATGACAAACAAACTCGTGATGATCATCGGATTCATTGCCTTGGCAGTAATATCAACTGTGACGGCAGCCAGACAGTTTTCCGATGACGGAAATCCGACCGCGATATTGAAAGCAAGTGTGCCTATAAGACACATGAACATAACAAACGAACTCCATTCAAATGTGATGCTGAAGATGCATTGTAAATCAGAAGACGACGATCTAGGCGATCATAGCATTGCTTATGGCGAATCATTATATTGGAGTTTCAAGTCCAAATTGTTCATCCACACCACTGTCTTCACTTGTTCCATGTCGTGGGATTCTATTTCTGGAACTTTCGACGTTTACag GGCTACGAGGGATGATAGTCGATGTGCTGAAAAGTGTTGGTGGAGAATTAGAACCGATGGTGCATTCTCATATAATGAGCAACTTGATAGGTGGGATCTTTTATACGACTGGTCAACCCCCGCATAG
- the LOC124938634 gene encoding serine/threonine-protein phosphatase 5-like: MPTMETENSNASSAEKLKVLANEAFKVHKFSQAIDLYTQAIELNGDNAVYWANRAFAHTKLEEYGSAIHDASKAIEIDPRYSKGYYRRGAAYLSMGKFKDALKDFQQVKKLCPSDPDATKKLKECEKAVMKLKFEEAISVPHSEKRSVADSIDYRSIDVESQYSGAKIEGDAITIDFVKQMIDDFKKQKTLHKRYAFQIVLQTREMLRALPSLVDINVPDGKHFTVCGDVHGQFFDLVNIFELNGLPSEDNPYLFNGDFVDRGSFSVEVILTLFAFMCMNPSAIYLSRGNHESKSMNKIYGFEGEVRSKLNETFVELFAEVFCCLPLAHVINNKIFIVHGGLFSVDGVKLSEIKAIDRFCEPPEEGLMCELLWSDPQPQLGRGPSKRGVGLSFGGDVTKRFLQDNNLDLVVRSHEVKDEGYEIDHDGKLITVFSAPNYCDQMGNKGAFIRFEAPELKPNIATFTAVPHPDVKPMAYANNFLQMFS, encoded by the exons ATGCCCACTATGGAAACTGAAAACTCCAACGCTTCAAGTGCTGAAAAACTCAAGGTTCTCGCTAATGAAGCTTTTAAAG TTCACAAGTTTTCTCAAGCTATTGATCTGTATACACAAGCAATAGAGTTGAACGGTGATAATGCTGTTTACTGGGCAAACCGTGCATTTGCCCACACCAAATTGGAAGAATATGGAAGTGCTATACATGACGCTTCAAAAGCTATTGAGATTGATCCTAGATACTCGAAG GGTTATTACAGGCGAGGTGCAGCATATCTTTCTATGGGAAAGTTTAAGGATGCGTTGAAGGACTTTCAACAG gTTAAGAAATTATGTCCAAGTGACCCAGATGCGACCAAGAAGCTAAAGGAATGTGAGAAGGCTGTAATGAAACTTAAATTTGAGGAAGCCATATCTGTTCCTCATTCAGAAAAGCGTTCAGTTGCTGATTCCATTGATTATCGTTCAATAG ATGTGGAGTCACAATACTCTGGGGCAAAAATAGAAGGGGATGCCATCACTATAGATTTTGTGAAACAGATGATAGATGACTTCAAGAAACAGAAGACTTTACATAAGAG ATACGCTTTCCAGATTGTTCTACAAACAAGAGAGATGCTACGGGCTTTGCCATCTCTTGTTGATATAAATGTTCCAGATGGCAAGCATTTCACTGTTTGTGGTGATGTTCATGGTCAG TTCTTTGATCTAGTAAATATTTTTGAGCTTAACGGGCTCCCATCTGAAGATAATCCTTATCTGTTCAATGGAGACTTTGTGGATAGAGGTTCCTTTTCAGTAGAAGTCATACTCACGTTATTTGCCTTTATGTGCATGAATCCATCAG CTATATATCTCTCTAGGGGAAACCATGAGAGCAAGAGCATGAAtaagatatatggttttgaGGGGGAGGTCAGATCGAAGTTAAACGAAACATTTGTGGAACTCTTTGCAGAAGTTTTTTGTTGTTTGCCTCTGGCACATGTAATAAACAACAAGATTTTCATTGTTCATGGAGGTCTTTTCAGTGTCGATGGGGTGAAGCTTTCTGAAATTAAAGCAATTGATCGATTTTGTGAACCTCCAGAGGAAG GTTTGATGTGTGAGTTGTTATGGAGTGATCCACAACCACAGCTTGGAAGAGGACCAAGCAAGCGAGGTGTAGGTCTTTCCTTTGGTGGGGACGTTACTAAAAGATTCTTGCAGGATAACAATCTGG ATTTGGTGGTAAGATCTCATGAAGTAAAGGATGAAGGTTATGAGATTGACCATGATGGAAAACTCATTACTGTGTTTTCTGCTCCAAACTATTGTGATCAG ATGGGTAATAAGGGTGCATTTATACGATTTGAAGCTCCGGAACTGAAGCCAAACATAGCTACTTTCACAGCAGTG CCACATCCAGACGTGAAGCCAATGGCATACGCAAACAACTTCCTCCAAATGTTCTCATGA
- the LOC124940163 gene encoding uncharacterized protein LOC124940163: protein MESSTDKLEEVKEEGKLSSSSPSWSSPFGMVAAQYRRIKENAETYPYVWGSYTIVYGGFGLWFTYRWRKLRRTETRVKVLQDKLRKLVESEETSTTASTSIAKPNITTAPSSTVDKPSN, encoded by the coding sequence ATGGAGTCATCTACAGACAAGTTAGAAGAAGTGAAAGAAGAAGGGAAGTTATCATCATCGTCACCGTCGTGGTCATCACCTTTTGGTATGGTAGCAGCACAGTATCGAAGGATAAAAGAAAATGCAGAAACATATCCATATGTTTGGGGATCCTATACGATAGTTTATGGTGGATTTGGGCTTTGGTTTACCTACAGATGGAGGAAGTTGCGTAGGACTGAGACCAGAGTGAAAGTCCTTCAAGATAAACTCAGGAAACTTGTTGAATCGGAGGAGACTTCAACAACTGCTTCTACTTCGATAGCAAAGCCCAACATCACCACCGCCCCTTCTAGTACTGTCGACAAACCATCCAACTAG
- the LOC124940110 gene encoding ammonium transporter 3 member 1-like, whose protein sequence is MSVLVPLAYQGNTSAAAPDWLNKGDNAWQMISGTLVGLQSVPGLVILYGSIVKKKWAVNSAFMALYAFAAVIICWVTWAYNMSFGDKLLPFWGKAGPALGQKFLIKQTQLPESTQYYRNGTVETAMITPFYPMATMVWFQCAFAAITLILLAGSLLGRMNIKAWMMFVPLWLTFSYTVGAFSLWGGGFLFHWGVIDYSGGYVIHLSSGIGGFVAAYWVGPRSPVDRERFPPNNVLLMLAGAGLLWMGWAGFNGGDPYSANIDSSMAVLNTNICAATSLLVWTWLDVIFFNKPSVIGAVQGMITGLVCITPGAGLVQGWAAIIMGILSGSVPWFTMMVVHKRYPFLQKVDDTLGVFHTHAVAGYLGGILTGLFAEPRLSALFLPVVNSRGGVYGGSGGSQIMKQIVGGLFIIVWNIVSTSIICVLIKLVMPLRMSDEQLKIGDDAVHGEEAYALWGDGEKYDSSKHGILRRDYSDDNIHLRASGATQVV, encoded by the exons ATGTCGGTACTAGTCCCACTAGCATACCAAGGAAACACCTCAGCGGCGGCGCCGGACTGGCTAAACAAAGGCGACAACGCATGGCAAATGATCTCCGGCACCCTGGTCGGTCTCCAAAGCGTCCCCGGTCTAGTAATCCTTTACGGCAGCATCGTTAAAAAGAAATGGGCCGTCAATTCCGCCTTCATGGCTCTCTACGCTTTCGCCGCCGTCATCATTTGCTGGGTCACCTGGGCATACAACATGTCTTTCGGCGACAAGCTCCTACCTTTCTGGGGAAAAGCGGGTCCAGCACTCGGTCAGAAATTTCTAATCAAACAGACCCAGTTGCCCGAGTCGACTCAGTATTATCGTAACGGTACAGTGGAGACGGCGATGATAACGCCGTTTTATCCGATGGCTACGATGGTGTGGTTTCAATGCGCGTTTGCGGCGATAACGCTAATATTGTTGGCGGGTTCTTTGTTGGGGAGAATGAATATAAAGGCGTGGATGATGTTTGTGCCGCTTTGGTTAACGTTTTCTTATACTGTCGGCGCGTTTAGTTTATGGGGCGGCGGTTTTTTGTTTCATTGGGGTGTTATTGATTACTCCGGCGGATATGTTATTCATCTTTCCTCCGGCATCGGCGGGTTCGTCGCCGCTTATTGG gtGGGACCAAGATCGCCGGTTGACAGGGAGAGATTCCCTCCGAACAACGTATTACTAATGTTGGCCGGAGCCGGTCTTTTATGGATGGGATGGGCCGGTTTCAACGGCGGCGATCCTTACAGCGCCAACATTGATTCATCCATGGCCGTTCTCAACACAAACATATGCGCCGCCACCAGCCTCCTCGTTTGGACCTGGCTTGACGTCATCTTCTTCAACAAACCCTCCGTCATCGGCGCCGTCCAAGGAATGATCACCGGCCTAGTCTGCATTACTCCCGGCGCCGGTTTAGTTCAAGGATGGGCAGCAATAATAATGGGTATCCTCTCTGGAAGTGTGCCATGGTTCACAATGATGGTGGTCCACAAACGGTACCCCTTCCTCCAAAAAGTCGACGACACTCTCGGCGTCTTCCACACCCACGCCGTCGCCGGATACCTAGGCGGTATTCTCACCGGTCTCTTCGCCGAACCCAGACTATCGGCGCTGTTTCTTCCCGTGGTTAACTCCAGAGGCGGCGTTTATGGCGGCTCAGGGGGAAGTCAAATTATGAAACAGATTGTGGGTGGATTGTTCATAATTGTGTGGAATATTGTGTCTACTTCGATTATATGTGTTTTGATAAAACTGGTGATGCCGTTGAGGATGTCCGACGAGCAATTGAAGATCGGAGATGATGCGGTTCATGGAGAGGAGGCGTATGCGCTTTGGGGAGATGGGGAGAAGTATGATTCTTCAAAGCATGGAATTTTACGACGTGATTATTCCGATGATAATATTCATCTTAGGGCATCTGGTGCTACTCAAGTTGTCTAG
- the LOC124938740 gene encoding MACPF domain-containing protein At4g24290-like produces MAASRGGGGKEAALKLRGAAEQAISSIGLGYDLAMDFRLKYCKRRSGVADSRLIAIDDDKVRDIVIPGGILVPNVPKSINCDKGERMRFSSDVLSFQQMSEQFNQELSLSGKIPTGHFNAAFEFSGSWQKDASITKTLSFDGVYITLFSIALEKSQLALKNHVKQAVPTSWDPAALTRFIEKFGTHIVAGVKMGGKDVLYGKQQYSSSLQPSDIQKKLKDVADKRFTGASEQFNGNSSQDFTLLWKRRGGNNQKNISHDNWCQSVQLDPDVISMSLIPISSLLSGIDGNGFLSHAINLYLRYKPPIEELYQFLEFQLPRQWAPVFGDLAVGPDKIPQGTASLQFSLLGPRLHINTNLVNVNKRPVTGIRLYLEGKRNNCLAIHLQHLSSLPKSFQLQEEPKVNYSYDHRYYEKLQWKSFSHICTAPVESDDDLSIVTGAQLEVKYSGLKKVLVLRLEFSKVIGAVVTKAPEWDGSPALVQKSGIISTLISTRLSTVAQKQQPPQPAEVNINSAIYPGGPPVPTQTPKMMRFVDTTEMTRGPQDMPGYWVLSGAKLTVEKGKVSVRVKYSLLAVVLPEEEESI; encoded by the exons ATGGCGGCATCGAGAGGTGGAGGAGGGAAGGAGGCGGCGCTGAAATTGAGAGGAGCTGCGGAGCAAGCGATTTCATCGATCGGCTTGGGATACGATTTAGCTATGGATTTCCGGTTAAAGTATTGCAAGAGGCGGTCAGGTGTTGCTGATTCTCGTCTTATCGCCATCGATGATGATAAGGTTAGAGATATCGTCATTCCCGGCGGAATTTTAGTACCTAATGTTCCTAAATCTATCAATTGCGATAAAGGAGAAAGGATGCGATTTAGCTCCGatgttctttcttttcaacag ATGTCTGAACAATTTAATCAAGAACTATCTCTTAGTGGTAAAATACCTACTGGCCATTTCAATGCTGCATTTGAATTCAGTGGAAGCTGGCAGAAGGATGCTTCCATCACTAAAACCCTATCATTTGATGGTGTTTACATTACTCTCTTTAGTATTGCACTTGAAAAATCTCAATTAGCTCTTAAGAATCACGTTAAACAAGCTGTTCCAACTTCGTGGGATCCTGCAGCCTTGACGCG GTTTATTGAGAAATTTGGTACACATATTGTTGCTGGTGTGAAGATGGGTGGGAAGGATGTTCTGTATGGGAAGCAACAATACTCATCTTCTCTGCAACCGTCTGATATACAAAAGAAACTAAAAGATGTTGCAGATAAAAGGTTTACGGGTGCAAGCGAACAATTCAATGGCAACTCAAGTCAGGATTTCACACTCTTGTGGAAGAGGAGAGGTGGAAACAATCAAAAGAATATATCTCATGATAATTGGTGTCAATCTGTTCAACTTGATCCTGATGTAATTTCAATGTCTCTTATTCCTATCTCATCGTTGTTGAGTGGAATTGACGGGAATGGATTCTTAAGCCACGCCATTAATCTGTATCTTCGAT ATAAACCACCTATTGAAGAACTTTACCAATTCTTGGAGTTTCAACTTCCTAGGCAATGGGCACCTGTATTTGGTGACCTTGCGGTTGGTCCTGATAAGATTCCACAGGGCACTGCTTCTTTACAATTTAGCTTGTTGGGACCCAGGCTCCATATTAATACAAATCTG GTAAATGTTAATAAGAGGCCGGTTACTGGGATTAGATTGTATCTagaaggaaaaagaaataaCTGTTTAGCCATCCATTTGCAACACCTTTCTTCATTGCCTAAAAGCTTCCAACTTCAGGAAGAACCAAAGGTCAACTATAGTTACGATCATCGTTATTACGAAAAATTGCAATGGAAAAGCTTCTCTCATATATGCACTGCCCCTGTAGAATCCGACGACGATCTCTCTATAGTCACGGGTGCACAGTTGGAAGTTAAGTATTCAGGATTGAAGAAAGTTCTTGTATTGCGTCTTGAATTTTCAAAAGTGATTGGTGCTGTAGTGACCAAGGCACCTGAATGGGATGGTTCTCCAGCCTTGGTTCAGAAATCTGGAATCATCTCGACTCTTATTAGCACTAGACTTTCGACAGTTGCTCAAAAGCAGCAGCCGCCTCAGCCAGCGGAGGTGAATATAAACTCTGCCATTTATCCTGGTGGACCGCCTGTTCCAACACAGACACCGAAAATGATGAGATTTGTTGACACGACTGAGATGACCCGAGGTCCTCAAGATATGCCCGGTTATTGGGTTTTGTCGGGGGCTAAGCTTACGGTTGAGAAAGGTAAGGTTTCTGTTCGAGTTAAGTATTCTCTTTTGGCTGTGGTTTTGCCTGAAGAAGAGGAATCAATTTGA